The DNA sequence CCTCGCGCACGTCGCCGTCGTAGACGCCGTGCGTGGAGGGGTAGGTGATCATGATCGCGGCGAGGTCCTGGGCGTGCGCCTCGATCTTGGCGCCCAGGTCGGCGTGGTCGATGGTGCCGTCCGCGGCCGTGGCGACGACGACCACCTTCATGCCTGCCAGCACCGCGGAGGCTGCGTTCGTGCCGTGGGCGGAGGCGGGGATGAGGCAGACGTCGCGTGCCCCCTGCCCGCGCGCACGGTGGTAGCCGCGGATCGCCAGGAGGCCGGCCAGCTCGCCCTGGGAGCCGGCGTTGGGCTGGACCGAGACCCGGTCGTAGCCGGTGATGACAGCCAGCCGCTCCTCGAGGTCGGCGATGAGCGCGCGCCAGCCCTCGGTCTGCGCGTCCGGGGCGAAGGGGTGGACGGCCGCGAAGGCCGGCCACGTCATCGCCTCCATCTGCGCGGTGGCGTTGAGCTTCATCGTGCACGAGCCGAGCGGGATCATCGTGCGGTCCAGCGCCAGGTCCTTGTCGGCGAGGCGCCGGAGGTAGCGCAGCATCTGCGTCTCGGACCGGTGGCGGTGGAAGGTCGGGTGGGTGAGGAAGGCCGACGTGCGGGTCAGCGCCGGGTCGAACGCGACGCCCCCGTCGAGCCGGGCCCGGGCGGCGGGCACCGCGGCGGCGGCGTCGTCCACCCCGACGGCCGCCGCGACGGCGACGAGGTGCTCCTCGGTCGTGGTCTCCGCGCAGGACACGCCCACGTGGTCGGGCCCCACGGCGCGCAAATTCACCCCGGCGGTCTCGGCGGCGGCGACCACCGCGGGCCCGCGGCCGGGCACGTGGACGGTGAGGGTGTCGAAGTAGGAGTCGTGGACGAGCTCGACGCCGTGGGCGCGCAGGGTCTCGGCGAGGGTGCGGGCGGCGTCGTGGGCGTGCCGGGCGATGGCGCGCAGCCCCTCGGGGCCGTGGTAGACGGCGTACATGCTCGCCGCCACCGCGAGGAGCGCCTGCGCGGTGCAGATGTTGGAGGTGGCCCTCTCCCGGCGGATGTGCTGCTCGCGGGTCTGCAGGGCGAGGCGGTAGGCGGGCTCGCCGGCGGAGTCGCGCGAGACCCCCACGAGCCGGCCGGGCAGGTTGCGCTCCAGCCCGGAGCGGACCGCCATGTACGCCGCGTGCGGCCCGCCGAAGAACAGGGGCACGCCGAAGCGCTGGCTGGAGCCGACGGCGATGTCCGCGCCCTGCTCCCCGGGCGGGGTGATGAGGGTCAGGGCGAGGAGGTCGGCGGCGACGGTGACCATCGCGCCGCGGCCCTTCGCCTCGGCGACGACGGCGGAGACGTCCCACACCCGACCGGAGGCGCCGGGCTGCTGGAGGACCACCCCGGCGAGGTCGCCGTCGGGCAGGCCCGCGGAGAGGTCGGAGACGACGACGTCGATGCCCATCGCCGCGGCCCGGCCGCGGACGACGGCGACGGACTGGGGGAGCAGGTCGGCGTCGAGGACCACGGCGCCGTCGGCGTGGGCCCGGTTCGCCCGCCGCATGAGGAGCACGGCCTCGGCGACGGCGGTCGCCTCGTCGAGCAGGGACGCGTTGGCGACCGGCAGGCCGGTGAGGTCCTCGACCATGGTCTGGAAGTTCAGCAGCGCCTCGAGCCGGCCCTGGGAGATCTCCGGCTGGTACGGGGTGTAGGCGGTGTACCAGGCGGGGGACTGCAGCACGTTGCGCTCGATCACCGGCGGGGTGATCGTCTCGTGGTAGCCCTGACCGATCATCTGCACGCGCACCGTGTTGCGTGCCGCCAGGGCGCGCAGGTCGGCGAGAACCTCGCTCTCGGAGCGCGCCGGCGGCAGGTCGAGCGGACGCTGCTGGCGGATCCCCGCGGGGACGGCCGCGTCGGCGAGGGCGTCGAGGTCGGGCAGCCCCAGCGCGTCGAGCATCACGGCCACGTCGTCCGGCCCGGCCCCCACGTGCCGGCGGAGGAAGTCCGCGCCGCGGTCCGCGGCGGTGGTCGGGGTGGTGTGCTCGGTCATGGGTGGCTCCCGGGTCGGGGGCGCGCGGGCGCGCCGGCGTCGAGGTCCTCCCCGCTCTGTCACGTGACCTGAGAGATTTCCGGGCCGCGGCCCGGTTGCCCCGTCGGTGAGCGCCGCCCGGCCGGCCGCGCTGCTCTCCAGAGGTGCCTGACCGCGGCGGTGTGGGTGCCTGAGAGATTCCTGGGAGGAGTTGCTCCTACGGCGCCCGCACGGGTGCTGCGGGACTCTCCCGCCGCGGGTCGTCGGCGTGTGCAGTTGTCGCGGCGGCGGTCCCGCCGTGCCCGAGTCTCCCACGTCGGGCCCGGCCCCGGGGACCGCCGTCCACCGGTGCCTAGACTGGGCCATCATGACTGCCGCTCCGCCCGCCCACGCCCTCACGCCGCCCGGCCCCGCAGCAGGTCCGGCGGCCCCCGCACCGGCGGCCGCCGCGGCGCCGCGCACCTACCTCGTGCGCACCCTCGGCTGCCAGATGAACGTCCACGACTCCGAGCGGCTCGCGGGCATGCTCGAGGAGCGGGGCTACGTCCCCGTGGCGGAGGTCCCCGAGGCTGCCGCCCGGGCCACCGACGCCGGCGACGGCGGCGCGGACGTCGTCATCATCAACACCTGCTCCGTGCGCGAGAACGCCGCCACCCGGCTCTTCGGCAACCTCGGCCAGCTCGCCTCGGTCAAGCGCGGCCGGCCAGGGATGCAGATCGCCGTCGGCGGGTGCCTCGCGCAGCAGATGCGCACGGGCATCGTCGAGAAGGCGCCGTGGGTCGACGTCGTCCTGGGCACCCACAACCTCGACGTGCTCCCGGCCCTGCTCGAGCGGGCCCGGCACAACGCCGAGGCCCAGGTCGAGATCGAGGAGTCCCTCAAGGTCTTCCCCTCCACCCTGCCCACCCGCCGCGAGTCCGCCTACGCCGCGTGGGTGTCGATCTCGGTGGGCTGCAACAACACGTGCACCTTCTGCATCGTCCCGCACCTGCGCGGCAAGGAGCGCGA is a window from the Georgenia muralis genome containing:
- the gcvP gene encoding aminomethyl-transferring glycine dehydrogenase — translated: MTEHTTPTTAADRGADFLRRHVGAGPDDVAVMLDALGLPDLDALADAAVPAGIRQQRPLDLPPARSESEVLADLRALAARNTVRVQMIGQGYHETITPPVIERNVLQSPAWYTAYTPYQPEISQGRLEALLNFQTMVEDLTGLPVANASLLDEATAVAEAVLLMRRANRAHADGAVVLDADLLPQSVAVVRGRAAAMGIDVVVSDLSAGLPDGDLAGVVLQQPGASGRVWDVSAVVAEAKGRGAMVTVAADLLALTLITPPGEQGADIAVGSSQRFGVPLFFGGPHAAYMAVRSGLERNLPGRLVGVSRDSAGEPAYRLALQTREQHIRRERATSNICTAQALLAVAASMYAVYHGPEGLRAIARHAHDAARTLAETLRAHGVELVHDSYFDTLTVHVPGRGPAVVAAAETAGVNLRAVGPDHVGVSCAETTTEEHLVAVAAAVGVDDAAAAVPAARARLDGGVAFDPALTRTSAFLTHPTFHRHRSETQMLRYLRRLADKDLALDRTMIPLGSCTMKLNATAQMEAMTWPAFAAVHPFAPDAQTEGWRALIADLEERLAVITGYDRVSVQPNAGSQGELAGLLAIRGYHRARGQGARDVCLIPASAHGTNAASAVLAGMKVVVVATAADGTIDHADLGAKIEAHAQDLAAIMITYPSTHGVYDGDVREVCDAVHAAGGQVYIDGANLNALVGLAQPGAFGGDVSHLNLHKTFAIPHGGGGPGVGPVAVREHLVPFLPGDPTDEAAGGGAPVSASRFGSAGVLPISWAYIALLGGEGLTTATKGALLTANYVARRLDASFPVLYTGAGGLVAHECILDLRELTARTGVTAEDVAKRLIDYGFHAPTLAFPVPGTLMVEPTESEDRGELDRFVDAMVAIRAEIDQVAAGEVPVARSPLRLAPHTAADLVGEWDRPYGRERAVFPLPALRHDKYFSPVGRIDGAHGDRNLVCSCPPLTSYS